A single genomic interval of Panthera tigris isolate Pti1 chromosome E3, P.tigris_Pti1_mat1.1, whole genome shotgun sequence harbors:
- the MEPCE gene encoding 7SK snRNA methylphosphate capping enzyme isoform X2, producing MIEMAAEKEPFLVPAPPPPPLKDESGGGGGPTVQPHREAASGELCGGTQRGPGPRAHSAGAPASGAGKESPGATSTRGGQSQQHRGDSPQAQSHGEARLSDPHGRAAPPDVGEERRGGGGTELGPPAPPRPRNGYQPHRPPGGGGGKRRNSCNVGGGGGGFKHPAFKRRRRVNSDCDSVLPSNFLLGGNIFDPLNLNSLLDEEVSRALNAETPKSSPLPAKGRDPVEILIPKDITDPLSLNTCTDEAQVVLASPLKTGRKRHRHRGQHHQQQQASGGNDSHSVLPTAPLTPSLHGEGATQQQRHRGQNRDAPQPYELNTAINCRDEVVSPLPSALQGPSGSLSAPPAASVTSAPPSSSSRHRKRRRTSSKSEAGARGGGQVPKEKGRGSGGGRHHHHLYPLPAAIFKKQQCKFQYGNYCKYYGYRNPSCEDGRLRVLKPEWFRGRDVLDLGCNVGHLTLSIACKWGPSLMVGLDIDSRLIHSARQNIRHYLSEELRLPPQTSEGDPGAESEEGTTTVRKRSCFPASLTASRGPIAAPQVPLDGADTSVFPNNVVFVTGNYVLDRDELVEAQTPEIYRHLRPGGILVLEPQPWSSYGKRKTLSETIYKNYYRIQLRPEQFTSYLTSPEVGFSSYELVATPHNTSRGFQRSVYLFHKARSPSH from the exons ATGATCGAGATGGCGGCGGAGAAGGAGCCGTTTCTGGTgccggccccgccgccgccgccgctcaaAGATGAGTCGGGCGGAGGGGGCGGCCCCACGGTGCAACCGCACCGAGAGGCCGCCTCCGGGGAGCTCTGCGGCGGGACGCAGCGTGGGCCGGGCCCGCGCGCTCATTCGGCGGGGGCCCCGGCTTCTGGGGCTGGCAAGGAGAGTCCTGGGGCTACATCCACTCGGGGAGGCCAGTCGCAGCAGCATCGAGGGGACAGCCCCCAGGCGCAGTCGCACGGGGAGGCCCGCTTGTCCGATCCCCACGGGCGAGCCGCTCCCCCTGACGTCGGGGAGGAGCGACGGGGAGGGGGCGGAACAGAACTgggtccccctgcccctcctcggcCCCGAAATGGCTATCAGCCCCACCGGCcccctgggggaggtgggggcaaaAGGAGAAATAGTTGTAATGTAGGAGGGGGTGGTGGAGGCTTCAAACATCCAGCCTTCAAGAGGCGCAGGCGGGTTAATTCGGACTGTGATTCTGTGTTACCCTCCAACTTTCTCCTGGGAGGCAATATCTTTGATCCACTGAACCTGAATAGTCTCCTGGATGAGGAAGTGAGCCGCGCACTCAATGCAGAGACCCCTAAGTCCTCTCCACTTCCGGCCAAGGGGCGAGATCCAGTGGAGATCCTCATCCCCAAAGATATTACTGACCCGCTCAGTCTCAATACTTGCACTGATGAGGCCCAGGTAGTACTTGCATCGCCACTCAAGACTGGTCGGAAGCGGCATAGACACCGGGGACagcaccaccagcagcagcaggcatCTGGAGGGAATGATAGCCACTCTGTACTTCCCACAGCccccctcactccctcactcCATGGGGAGGGCGCCACACAGCAGCAGCGGCATAGGGGCCAGAACCGGGATGCCCCCCAGCCCTATGAACTCAACACAGCCATCAACTGCAGGGATGAGGTCGTGTCTCCCCTTCCATCTGCCCTACAGGGTCCCTCAGGCTCCCTTTCAGCCCCTCCAGCTGCCTCAGTTACCTCTGCACCCCCGTCTTCCTCCTCACGACATCGCAAACGTCGCAGGACTTCCAGCAAGTcagaggcaggggccaggggTGGAGGCCAGGTTCCCAAGGAAAAGGgccgggggagtgggggaggccgccaccaccaccacctctacCCACTACCTGCAGCAATCTTCAAAAAGCAACAGTGCAAGTTCCAGTATGGGAATTATTGCAAGTACTATGGTTACCGCAATCCTTCCTGTGAGGATGGGCGCCTGCGAGTGTTGAAGCCTGAGTGGTTTCGGGGTCGGGACGTCCTAGATCTGGGCTGCAATGTGGGCCACCTGACCCTGAGCATTGCCTGTAAGTGGGGCCCATCCCTCATGGTGGGCCTGGATATCGATTCCCGGCTCATCCACTCTGCCCGCCAAAACATCCGACACTACCTGTCAGAGGAGCTGCGTCTGCCACCCCAGACTTCTGAGGGGGAcccaggggcagagagtgaggaagggaccACAACCGTCCGAAAGAGAAGCTGCTTCCCAGCCTCACTGACAGCTAGCCGGGGTCCCATTGCTGCACCCCAAGTGCCCTTGGATGGAGCAGACACATCAGTCTTCCCCAACAATGTTGTCTTCGTCACG GGTAACTATGTCCTGGATCGAGATGAGCTGGTGGAGGCCCAAACACCCGA GATCTACCGGCATCTACGTCCTGGGGGCATCCTGGTCTTAGAACCCCAACCTTGGTCATCTTATGGCAAGAGAAAGACCCTCTCG GAAACAATCTATAAGAACTACTATCGAATCCAGCTGAGACCAGAGCAGTTCACTTCCTACCTGACCTCCCCAGAGGTGGGCTTCTCCAGCTATGAGCTTGTGGCTACACCCCACAACACCTCCAGAG GCTTCCAGCGTTCTGTGTACCTGTTCCACAAGGCCCGTTCCCCCAGCCACTAA
- the PPP1R35 gene encoding protein phosphatase 1 regulatory subunit 35 isoform X2 → MMGCEEPGLELVEGEEAVAAPGPPPEPRAPEPRAPVPEPGLDLSLSLSPRSETPERPTCSPGRRKGRADRRGGARKGRQVRFRLAPLSPVRSEPLLAAAAPSEKLSAPQDLGAPAQQSSLALSLELQAARAAAEGQFDAAKAVEEQLRKSFRTRCGLEESVAEGATWARARHEHPL, encoded by the exons ATGATGGGCTGTGAGGAGCCAGGGCTGGAATTGGTCGAAGGGGAGGAGGCCGTGGCGGCCCCAGGGCCACCCCCGGAACCCCGCGCCCCGGAGCCCAGAGCCCCTGTTCCCGAGCCTGGCCTGGATTTGAGCCTGAGCCTGAGCCCGCGGTCCGAGACCCCCGAACGGCCGACCTGCAGCCCTGGGCGGCGGAAGGGGCGGGCGGACCGGCGGGGCGGGGCCCGCAAGGGGCGGCAG GTACGCTTTCGCTTGGCACCGCTCTCCCCTGTGCGGTCCGAGCCGCTGCTGGCCGCCGCCGCACCCAGCGAGAAGCTCTCGGCGCCGCAGGACCTGGGGGCGCCCGCGCAGCAGAGCAGCCTGGCGTTGAGTCTCGAGTTGCAGGCCGCGCGGGCTGCAGCCGAGGGCCAGTTCGATGCCGCGAAGGCCGTGGAGGAACAGCTGAGAAAGTCGTTCCGGACCCGCTGCGGCCTGGAGGAGAGCGTGGccgagg GAGCCACCTGGGCCAGGGCCAGACATGAACATCCTTTGTGA
- the MEPCE gene encoding 7SK snRNA methylphosphate capping enzyme isoform X1: protein MIEMAAEKEPFLVPAPPPPPLKDESGGGGGPTVQPHREAASGELCGGTQRGPGPRAHSAGAPASGAGKESPGATSTRGGQSQQHRGDSPQAQSHGEARLSDPHGRAAPPDVGEERRGGGGTELGPPAPPRPRNGYQPHRPPGGGGGKRRNSCNVGGGGGGFKHPAFKRRRRVNSDCDSVLPSNFLLGGNIFDPLNLNSLLDEEVSRALNAETPKSSPLPAKGRDPVEILIPKDITDPLSLNTCTDEAQVVLASPLKTGRKRHRHRGQHHQQQQASGGNDSHSVLPTAPLTPSLHGEGATQQQRHRGQNRDAPQPYELNTAINCRDEVVSPLPSALQGPSGSLSAPPAASVTSAPPSSSSRHRKRRRTSSKSEAGARGGGQVPKEKGRGSGGGRHHHHLYPLPAAIFKKQQCKFQYGNYCKYYGYRNPSCEDGRLRVLKPEWFRGRDVLDLGCNVGHLTLSIACKWGPSLMVGLDIDSRLIHSARQNIRHYLSEELRLPPQTSEGDPGAESEEGTTTVRKRSCFPASLTASRGPIAAPQVPLDGADTSVFPNNVVFVTGNYVLDRDELVEAQTPEYDVVLCLSLTKWVHLNWGDEGLKRMFRRIYRHLRPGGILVLEPQPWSSYGKRKTLSETIYKNYYRIQLRPEQFTSYLTSPEVGFSSYELVATPHNTSRGFQRSVYLFHKARSPSH from the exons ATGATCGAGATGGCGGCGGAGAAGGAGCCGTTTCTGGTgccggccccgccgccgccgccgctcaaAGATGAGTCGGGCGGAGGGGGCGGCCCCACGGTGCAACCGCACCGAGAGGCCGCCTCCGGGGAGCTCTGCGGCGGGACGCAGCGTGGGCCGGGCCCGCGCGCTCATTCGGCGGGGGCCCCGGCTTCTGGGGCTGGCAAGGAGAGTCCTGGGGCTACATCCACTCGGGGAGGCCAGTCGCAGCAGCATCGAGGGGACAGCCCCCAGGCGCAGTCGCACGGGGAGGCCCGCTTGTCCGATCCCCACGGGCGAGCCGCTCCCCCTGACGTCGGGGAGGAGCGACGGGGAGGGGGCGGAACAGAACTgggtccccctgcccctcctcggcCCCGAAATGGCTATCAGCCCCACCGGCcccctgggggaggtgggggcaaaAGGAGAAATAGTTGTAATGTAGGAGGGGGTGGTGGAGGCTTCAAACATCCAGCCTTCAAGAGGCGCAGGCGGGTTAATTCGGACTGTGATTCTGTGTTACCCTCCAACTTTCTCCTGGGAGGCAATATCTTTGATCCACTGAACCTGAATAGTCTCCTGGATGAGGAAGTGAGCCGCGCACTCAATGCAGAGACCCCTAAGTCCTCTCCACTTCCGGCCAAGGGGCGAGATCCAGTGGAGATCCTCATCCCCAAAGATATTACTGACCCGCTCAGTCTCAATACTTGCACTGATGAGGCCCAGGTAGTACTTGCATCGCCACTCAAGACTGGTCGGAAGCGGCATAGACACCGGGGACagcaccaccagcagcagcaggcatCTGGAGGGAATGATAGCCACTCTGTACTTCCCACAGCccccctcactccctcactcCATGGGGAGGGCGCCACACAGCAGCAGCGGCATAGGGGCCAGAACCGGGATGCCCCCCAGCCCTATGAACTCAACACAGCCATCAACTGCAGGGATGAGGTCGTGTCTCCCCTTCCATCTGCCCTACAGGGTCCCTCAGGCTCCCTTTCAGCCCCTCCAGCTGCCTCAGTTACCTCTGCACCCCCGTCTTCCTCCTCACGACATCGCAAACGTCGCAGGACTTCCAGCAAGTcagaggcaggggccaggggTGGAGGCCAGGTTCCCAAGGAAAAGGgccgggggagtgggggaggccgccaccaccaccacctctacCCACTACCTGCAGCAATCTTCAAAAAGCAACAGTGCAAGTTCCAGTATGGGAATTATTGCAAGTACTATGGTTACCGCAATCCTTCCTGTGAGGATGGGCGCCTGCGAGTGTTGAAGCCTGAGTGGTTTCGGGGTCGGGACGTCCTAGATCTGGGCTGCAATGTGGGCCACCTGACCCTGAGCATTGCCTGTAAGTGGGGCCCATCCCTCATGGTGGGCCTGGATATCGATTCCCGGCTCATCCACTCTGCCCGCCAAAACATCCGACACTACCTGTCAGAGGAGCTGCGTCTGCCACCCCAGACTTCTGAGGGGGAcccaggggcagagagtgaggaagggaccACAACCGTCCGAAAGAGAAGCTGCTTCCCAGCCTCACTGACAGCTAGCCGGGGTCCCATTGCTGCACCCCAAGTGCCCTTGGATGGAGCAGACACATCAGTCTTCCCCAACAATGTTGTCTTCGTCACG GGTAACTATGTCCTGGATCGAGATGAGCTGGTGGAGGCCCAAACACCCGAGTATGATGTCGTGCTCTGCCTCAGCCTCACCAAGTGGGTGCACCTGAATTGGGGAGATGAGGGGCTAAAGCGCATGTTTCGCAGGATCTACCGGCATCTACGTCCTGGGGGCATCCTGGTCTTAGAACCCCAACCTTGGTCATCTTATGGCAAGAGAAAGACCCTCTCG GAAACAATCTATAAGAACTACTATCGAATCCAGCTGAGACCAGAGCAGTTCACTTCCTACCTGACCTCCCCAGAGGTGGGCTTCTCCAGCTATGAGCTTGTGGCTACACCCCACAACACCTCCAGAG GCTTCCAGCGTTCTGTGTACCTGTTCCACAAGGCCCGTTCCCCCAGCCACTAA
- the PPP1R35 gene encoding protein phosphatase 1 regulatory subunit 35 isoform X1, with translation MMGCEEPGLELVEGEEAVAAPGPPPEPRAPEPRAPVPEPGLDLSLSLSPRSETPERPTCSPGRRKGRADRRGGARKGRQVRFRLAPLSPVRSEPLLAAAAPSEKLSAPQDLGAPAQQSSLALSLELQAARAAAEGQFDAAKAVEEQLRKSFRTRCGLEESVAEGLNVPRSKRLFRDLVSLQVPEEQVLNAALREKLALLPPQARAPPPKEPPGPGPDMNILCDPETLFYESPHLTVDGLPPLRLQLRPRPPEDTFLMHRTLRRWEA, from the exons ATGATGGGCTGTGAGGAGCCAGGGCTGGAATTGGTCGAAGGGGAGGAGGCCGTGGCGGCCCCAGGGCCACCCCCGGAACCCCGCGCCCCGGAGCCCAGAGCCCCTGTTCCCGAGCCTGGCCTGGATTTGAGCCTGAGCCTGAGCCCGCGGTCCGAGACCCCCGAACGGCCGACCTGCAGCCCTGGGCGGCGGAAGGGGCGGGCGGACCGGCGGGGCGGGGCCCGCAAGGGGCGGCAG GTACGCTTTCGCTTGGCACCGCTCTCCCCTGTGCGGTCCGAGCCGCTGCTGGCCGCCGCCGCACCCAGCGAGAAGCTCTCGGCGCCGCAGGACCTGGGGGCGCCCGCGCAGCAGAGCAGCCTGGCGTTGAGTCTCGAGTTGCAGGCCGCGCGGGCTGCAGCCGAGGGCCAGTTCGATGCCGCGAAGGCCGTGGAGGAACAGCTGAGAAAGTCGTTCCGGACCCGCTGCGGCCTGGAGGAGAGCGTGGccgagg GGCTGAACGTGCCGCGCTCCAAGCGGCTCTTCCGAGACCTGGTGAGCCTGCAGGTGCCGGAGGAACAGGTTCTGAACGCGGCGCTGAGAGAGAAACTGGCGCTCCTACCACCGCAGGCCCGAGCCCCGCCCCCAAAG GAGCCACCTGGGCCAGGGCCAGACATGAACATCCTTTGTGACCCAGAAACATTATTTTATGAGTCTCCACACCTGACCGTGGACGGTCTGCCTCCTCTGCGTCTCCAACTCCGGCCCCGCCCTCCAGAAGATACCTTCCTCATGCACCGGACACTGAGGCGATGGGAAGCGTAG